A genome region from Drosophila simulans strain w501 chromosome 2R, Prin_Dsim_3.1, whole genome shotgun sequence includes the following:
- the LOC6734204 gene encoding glutaminase liver isoform, mitochondrial isoform X3, with product MMLANYKTIGRSPTGLILAATGRKFAQCKSRIYQIEMMGDRSWNLLQYATEKAPLPLDGYTAEEAAEFKDSIRQKIVDDLKSMTGEELIELVKQNAAKVEEEKVEIPATEPLSGTEEGKERVQDDADLIDAGIIAEMVAGLCTKSQKETFIKVITKYISHREQEQRNAEDVLFDMFASEETGLISMGKFLAGLKTTGIRRNDPRVRELMDNLKKVHKLNNYETGSSAETQHLNRETFKAVVAPNIVLIAKAFRQQFVIPDFTSFVKDIEDIYNRCKTNTLGKLADYIPQLARYNPDSWGLSICTIDGQRFSIGDVDVPFTLQSCSKPLTYAIALEKLGPKVVHSYVGQEPSGRNFNELVLDQNKKPHNPMINAGAILTCSLMNALVKPDMTSAEIFDYTMSWFKRLSGGEYIGFNNAVFLSEREAADRNYALGFYMRENKCFPKRTNLKEVMDFYFQCCSMETNCEAMSVIAASLANGGICPTTEEKVFRPEVIRDVLSIMHSCGTYDYSGQFAFKVGLPAKSGVSGGMMLVIPNVMGIFAWSPPLDHLGNTVRGLQFCEELVSMFNFHRYDNLKHLSNKKDPRKHRYETKGLSIVNLLFSAASGDVTALRRHRLSGMDITLADYDGRTALHLAASEGHLECVKFLLEQCHVPHNPKDRWGNLPVDEAENFGHSHVVEFLRSWAEKADQSSEECKPEAVTSKTQADEVSSSSNSSSSPGSSPCASLSTEDLLGQNSRILNDFLKLNSNFTFQEICSTSDLETSPTTSPIPTPVESGSRAGSGRSSPVPSDAGSTASAGSSIDDKTKPGL from the exons ATGATGTTGGCGAACTATAAAACCATTGGCCGTTCGCCGACTGGTCTCATTTTGGCGGCGACGGGCCGCAAGTTTGCACAGTGCAAGAGCAGGATATACCAAATCGAAATGATGGGCGATCGTAGTTGGAACCTGCTGCAGTATGCCACCGAGAAGGCGCCGCTCCCACTGGACGGCTACACCGCCGAGGAGGCGGCCGAGTTCAAGGACAGCATCAGGCAGAAGATCGTAGACGATCTGAAGTCCATGACGGGCGAGGAGCTGATAGAGCTGGTCAAGCAGAATGCCGCCAAGGTTGAGGAGGAGAAGGTGGAGATTCCGGCCACGGAACCCCTATCCGGCACCGAGGAGGGCAAGGAGCGAGTACAGGATGATGCGGATCTCATAGATGCCGGTATCATAGCCGAAATGGTAGCCGGACTGTGcaccaaaagccaaaaggagACGTTCATCAAGGTGATAACGAAGTATATCAG CCATCgcgagcaggagcagcgaaATGCGGAGGATGTGCTATTCGACATGTTCGCCAGCGAGGAGACGGGCCTCATCTCGATGGGCAAGTTCCTGGCCGGGCTAAAGACCACCGGAATTCGCCGGAACGATCCGCGAGTGCGAGAACTGATGGACAACTTGAAGAAAGTGCACAAGCTGAATAACTACGAGACGGGTTCTTCGGCGGAAACTCAGCATCTCAATCGGGAGACCTTCAAGGC TGTGGTGGCCCCCAATATTGTGCTGATTGCCAAGGCCTTCCGGCAGCAGTTCGTGATCCCCGACTTTACGAGTTTCGTCAAGGACATCGAGGACATTTACAATCGCTGCAAGACCAACACTTTGGGCAAGTTGGCCGACTACATTCCCCAGCTGGCTCGCTATAATCCCGATTCCTGGGGCCTGAGCATCTGCACCATTGATGGTCAGCGCTTCTCCATCGGCGATGTGGATGTGCCCTTCACACTCCAGAGTTGCAGCAAGCCACTGACCTACGCCATTGCCCTGGAGAAACTGGGTCCCAAGGTCGTGCACTCGTATGTGGGCCAGGAGCCGAGTGGCAGGAACTTCAACGAACTTGTCCTGGATCAGAACA AAAAGCCACACAATCCAATGATCAACGCAGGTGCCATTCTGACCTGCTCCCTGATGAACGCCCTGGTCAAGCCGGACATGACCTCCGCTGAGATCTTCGACTACACCATGTCCTGGTTCAAGCGGCTGTCCGGCGGGGAGTATATCGGCTTTAACAACGCCGTATTCCTGTCCGAACGCGAGGCTGCCGATAGGAACTACGCCCTGGGCTTCTACATGCGGGAGAACAAGTGCTTCCCCAAGCGCACCAATCTTAAGGAGGTGATGGACTTCTACTTCCAGTGCTGCTCCATGGAGACCAATTGCGAGGCAATGTCCGTGATCGCAGCCAGTTTGGCCAATGGTGGCATCTGCCCCACCACCGAGGAGAAGGTGTTCCGGCCGGAGGTAATCCGGGATGTGCTCTCGATCATGCACTCATGCGGCACATACGACTACTCCGGACAGTTCGCCTTCAAGGTGGGTCTGCCAGCCAAGTCTGGAGTGAGTGGCGGCATGATGCTGGTCATCCCCAACGTAATGGGCATCTTTGCCTGGTCCCCGCCCTTGGATCACTTGGGTAATACAGTGAGAGGACTACAGTTTTGTGAGGAGCTGGTCTCCATGTTCAATTTCCATCGCTACGACAACCTGAAGCATCTGTCCAACAAGAAGGATCCGCGGAAGCACCGCTACGAGACCAAGGGTCTGTCCATCGTGAATCTGCTCTTTTCAGCTGCCAGCGGCGATGTTACGGCCTTGCGGCGTCATCGTCTCTCCGGAATGGATATCACCCTGGCCGACTACGATGGTCGCACTGCCCTCCATTTGGCTGCCTCCGAGGGACACTTGGAGTGCGTCAAGTTCCTGCTGGAACAGTGTCATGTACCCCACAACCCCAAGGATCGCTGGGGAAATCTGCCCGTGGATGAGGCAGAGAACTTCGGCCACAGCCACGTGGTGGAGTTCCTCCGCTCCTGGGCGGAGAAGGCCGACCAGTCCAGCGAGGAGTGCAAGCCAGAGGCGGTGACCAGCAAGACACAAGCGGATGAGGTCAGTTCAAGttcaaattcaagttcaagtCCAG GTTCAAGTCCATGTGCAAGTTTGTCGACGGAGGACCTTTTGGGGCAAAATTCAAGGATTCTAAATGACTTTCTCAAGCTGAATTCCAATTTCACCTTCCAGGAAATCTGCAGCACAAGCGACCTGGAGACCAGTCCGACAACCAGTCCCATTCCCACTCCCGTGGAATCCGGATCCAGGGCAGGATCAGGACGTTCCAGCCCGGTGCCATCGGATGCGGGCAGCACGGCGAGCGCCGGAAGCAGCATCGATGACAAAACCAAGCCGGGACTATAA
- the LOC6734204 gene encoding glutaminase liver isoform, mitochondrial isoform X8: MLKGVPTLAGRNLRLLTTQAQVLVHQRGKASAVEPVEDFDQETDLLKRAKFGHTGKQLQQKIINEKKLRAPPLMNLVFANRKLSFYDTSSTPKTKEDNAKLQRRHYSMRPHREQEQRNAEDVLFDMFASEETGLISMGKFLAGLKTTGIRRNDPRVRELMDNLKKVHKLNNYETGSSAETQHLNRETFKAVVAPNIVLIAKAFRQQFVIPDFTSFVKDIEDIYNRCKTNTLGKLADYIPQLARYNPDSWGLSICTIDGQRFSIGDVDVPFTLQSCSKPLTYAIALEKLGPKVVHSYVGQEPSGRNFNELVLDQNKKPHNPMINAGAILTCSLMNALVKPDMTSAEIFDYTMSWFKRLSGGEYIGFNNAVFLSEREAADRNYALGFYMRENKCFPKRTNLKEVMDFYFQCCSMETNCEAMSVIAASLANGGICPTTEEKVFRPEVIRDVLSIMHSCGTYDYSGQFAFKVGLPAKSGVSGGMMLVIPNVMGIFAWSPPLDHLGNTVRGLQFCEELVSMFNFHRYDNLKHLSNKKDPRKHRYETKGLSIVNLLFSAASGDVTALRRHRLSGMDITLADYDGRTALHLAASEGHLECVKFLLEQCHVPHNPKDRWGNLPVDEAENFGHSHVVEFLRSWAEKADQSSEECKPEAVTSKTQADEVSSSSNSSSSPGSSPCASLSTEDLLGQNSRILNDFLKLNSNFTFQEICSTSDLETSPTTSPIPTPVESGSRAGSGRSSPVPSDAGSTASAGSSIDDKTKPGL; this comes from the exons AAAAAACTGCGCGCTCCACCGCTTATGAACTTGGTGTTTGCCAATCGGAAGTTGTCCTTCTACGATACCAGTTCCACGCCCAAGACCAAAGAGGATAATGCCAAGCT TCAGAGACGCCACTATTCGATGCGGCC CCATCgcgagcaggagcagcgaaATGCGGAGGATGTGCTATTCGACATGTTCGCCAGCGAGGAGACGGGCCTCATCTCGATGGGCAAGTTCCTGGCCGGGCTAAAGACCACCGGAATTCGCCGGAACGATCCGCGAGTGCGAGAACTGATGGACAACTTGAAGAAAGTGCACAAGCTGAATAACTACGAGACGGGTTCTTCGGCGGAAACTCAGCATCTCAATCGGGAGACCTTCAAGGC TGTGGTGGCCCCCAATATTGTGCTGATTGCCAAGGCCTTCCGGCAGCAGTTCGTGATCCCCGACTTTACGAGTTTCGTCAAGGACATCGAGGACATTTACAATCGCTGCAAGACCAACACTTTGGGCAAGTTGGCCGACTACATTCCCCAGCTGGCTCGCTATAATCCCGATTCCTGGGGCCTGAGCATCTGCACCATTGATGGTCAGCGCTTCTCCATCGGCGATGTGGATGTGCCCTTCACACTCCAGAGTTGCAGCAAGCCACTGACCTACGCCATTGCCCTGGAGAAACTGGGTCCCAAGGTCGTGCACTCGTATGTGGGCCAGGAGCCGAGTGGCAGGAACTTCAACGAACTTGTCCTGGATCAGAACA AAAAGCCACACAATCCAATGATCAACGCAGGTGCCATTCTGACCTGCTCCCTGATGAACGCCCTGGTCAAGCCGGACATGACCTCCGCTGAGATCTTCGACTACACCATGTCCTGGTTCAAGCGGCTGTCCGGCGGGGAGTATATCGGCTTTAACAACGCCGTATTCCTGTCCGAACGCGAGGCTGCCGATAGGAACTACGCCCTGGGCTTCTACATGCGGGAGAACAAGTGCTTCCCCAAGCGCACCAATCTTAAGGAGGTGATGGACTTCTACTTCCAGTGCTGCTCCATGGAGACCAATTGCGAGGCAATGTCCGTGATCGCAGCCAGTTTGGCCAATGGTGGCATCTGCCCCACCACCGAGGAGAAGGTGTTCCGGCCGGAGGTAATCCGGGATGTGCTCTCGATCATGCACTCATGCGGCACATACGACTACTCCGGACAGTTCGCCTTCAAGGTGGGTCTGCCAGCCAAGTCTGGAGTGAGTGGCGGCATGATGCTGGTCATCCCCAACGTAATGGGCATCTTTGCCTGGTCCCCGCCCTTGGATCACTTGGGTAATACAGTGAGAGGACTACAGTTTTGTGAGGAGCTGGTCTCCATGTTCAATTTCCATCGCTACGACAACCTGAAGCATCTGTCCAACAAGAAGGATCCGCGGAAGCACCGCTACGAGACCAAGGGTCTGTCCATCGTGAATCTGCTCTTTTCAGCTGCCAGCGGCGATGTTACGGCCTTGCGGCGTCATCGTCTCTCCGGAATGGATATCACCCTGGCCGACTACGATGGTCGCACTGCCCTCCATTTGGCTGCCTCCGAGGGACACTTGGAGTGCGTCAAGTTCCTGCTGGAACAGTGTCATGTACCCCACAACCCCAAGGATCGCTGGGGAAATCTGCCCGTGGATGAGGCAGAGAACTTCGGCCACAGCCACGTGGTGGAGTTCCTCCGCTCCTGGGCGGAGAAGGCCGACCAGTCCAGCGAGGAGTGCAAGCCAGAGGCGGTGACCAGCAAGACACAAGCGGATGAGGTCAGTTCAAGttcaaattcaagttcaagtCCAG GTTCAAGTCCATGTGCAAGTTTGTCGACGGAGGACCTTTTGGGGCAAAATTCAAGGATTCTAAATGACTTTCTCAAGCTGAATTCCAATTTCACCTTCCAGGAAATCTGCAGCACAAGCGACCTGGAGACCAGTCCGACAACCAGTCCCATTCCCACTCCCGTGGAATCCGGATCCAGGGCAGGATCAGGACGTTCCAGCCCGGTGCCATCGGATGCGGGCAGCACGGCGAGCGCCGGAAGCAGCATCGATGACAAAACCAAGCCGGGACTATAA
- the LOC6734204 gene encoding glutaminase liver isoform, mitochondrial isoform X7 — MLKGVPTLAGRNLRLLTTQAQVLVHQRGKASAVEPVEDFDQETDLLKRAKFGHTGKQLQQKIINEKKLRAPPLMNLVFANRKLSFYDTSSTPKTKEDNAKLSQRRHYSMRPHREQEQRNAEDVLFDMFASEETGLISMGKFLAGLKTTGIRRNDPRVRELMDNLKKVHKLNNYETGSSAETQHLNRETFKAVVAPNIVLIAKAFRQQFVIPDFTSFVKDIEDIYNRCKTNTLGKLADYIPQLARYNPDSWGLSICTIDGQRFSIGDVDVPFTLQSCSKPLTYAIALEKLGPKVVHSYVGQEPSGRNFNELVLDQNKKPHNPMINAGAILTCSLMNALVKPDMTSAEIFDYTMSWFKRLSGGEYIGFNNAVFLSEREAADRNYALGFYMRENKCFPKRTNLKEVMDFYFQCCSMETNCEAMSVIAASLANGGICPTTEEKVFRPEVIRDVLSIMHSCGTYDYSGQFAFKVGLPAKSGVSGGMMLVIPNVMGIFAWSPPLDHLGNTVRGLQFCEELVSMFNFHRYDNLKHLSNKKDPRKHRYETKGLSIVNLLFSAASGDVTALRRHRLSGMDITLADYDGRTALHLAASEGHLECVKFLLEQCHVPHNPKDRWGNLPVDEAENFGHSHVVEFLRSWAEKADQSSEECKPEAVTSKTQADEVSSSSNSSSSPGSSPCASLSTEDLLGQNSRILNDFLKLNSNFTFQEICSTSDLETSPTTSPIPTPVESGSRAGSGRSSPVPSDAGSTASAGSSIDDKTKPGL; from the exons AAAAAACTGCGCGCTCCACCGCTTATGAACTTGGTGTTTGCCAATCGGAAGTTGTCCTTCTACGATACCAGTTCCACGCCCAAGACCAAAGAGGATAATGCCAAGCT CAGTCAGAGACGCCACTATTCGATGCGGCC CCATCgcgagcaggagcagcgaaATGCGGAGGATGTGCTATTCGACATGTTCGCCAGCGAGGAGACGGGCCTCATCTCGATGGGCAAGTTCCTGGCCGGGCTAAAGACCACCGGAATTCGCCGGAACGATCCGCGAGTGCGAGAACTGATGGACAACTTGAAGAAAGTGCACAAGCTGAATAACTACGAGACGGGTTCTTCGGCGGAAACTCAGCATCTCAATCGGGAGACCTTCAAGGC TGTGGTGGCCCCCAATATTGTGCTGATTGCCAAGGCCTTCCGGCAGCAGTTCGTGATCCCCGACTTTACGAGTTTCGTCAAGGACATCGAGGACATTTACAATCGCTGCAAGACCAACACTTTGGGCAAGTTGGCCGACTACATTCCCCAGCTGGCTCGCTATAATCCCGATTCCTGGGGCCTGAGCATCTGCACCATTGATGGTCAGCGCTTCTCCATCGGCGATGTGGATGTGCCCTTCACACTCCAGAGTTGCAGCAAGCCACTGACCTACGCCATTGCCCTGGAGAAACTGGGTCCCAAGGTCGTGCACTCGTATGTGGGCCAGGAGCCGAGTGGCAGGAACTTCAACGAACTTGTCCTGGATCAGAACA AAAAGCCACACAATCCAATGATCAACGCAGGTGCCATTCTGACCTGCTCCCTGATGAACGCCCTGGTCAAGCCGGACATGACCTCCGCTGAGATCTTCGACTACACCATGTCCTGGTTCAAGCGGCTGTCCGGCGGGGAGTATATCGGCTTTAACAACGCCGTATTCCTGTCCGAACGCGAGGCTGCCGATAGGAACTACGCCCTGGGCTTCTACATGCGGGAGAACAAGTGCTTCCCCAAGCGCACCAATCTTAAGGAGGTGATGGACTTCTACTTCCAGTGCTGCTCCATGGAGACCAATTGCGAGGCAATGTCCGTGATCGCAGCCAGTTTGGCCAATGGTGGCATCTGCCCCACCACCGAGGAGAAGGTGTTCCGGCCGGAGGTAATCCGGGATGTGCTCTCGATCATGCACTCATGCGGCACATACGACTACTCCGGACAGTTCGCCTTCAAGGTGGGTCTGCCAGCCAAGTCTGGAGTGAGTGGCGGCATGATGCTGGTCATCCCCAACGTAATGGGCATCTTTGCCTGGTCCCCGCCCTTGGATCACTTGGGTAATACAGTGAGAGGACTACAGTTTTGTGAGGAGCTGGTCTCCATGTTCAATTTCCATCGCTACGACAACCTGAAGCATCTGTCCAACAAGAAGGATCCGCGGAAGCACCGCTACGAGACCAAGGGTCTGTCCATCGTGAATCTGCTCTTTTCAGCTGCCAGCGGCGATGTTACGGCCTTGCGGCGTCATCGTCTCTCCGGAATGGATATCACCCTGGCCGACTACGATGGTCGCACTGCCCTCCATTTGGCTGCCTCCGAGGGACACTTGGAGTGCGTCAAGTTCCTGCTGGAACAGTGTCATGTACCCCACAACCCCAAGGATCGCTGGGGAAATCTGCCCGTGGATGAGGCAGAGAACTTCGGCCACAGCCACGTGGTGGAGTTCCTCCGCTCCTGGGCGGAGAAGGCCGACCAGTCCAGCGAGGAGTGCAAGCCAGAGGCGGTGACCAGCAAGACACAAGCGGATGAGGTCAGTTCAAGttcaaattcaagttcaagtCCAG GTTCAAGTCCATGTGCAAGTTTGTCGACGGAGGACCTTTTGGGGCAAAATTCAAGGATTCTAAATGACTTTCTCAAGCTGAATTCCAATTTCACCTTCCAGGAAATCTGCAGCACAAGCGACCTGGAGACCAGTCCGACAACCAGTCCCATTCCCACTCCCGTGGAATCCGGATCCAGGGCAGGATCAGGACGTTCCAGCCCGGTGCCATCGGATGCGGGCAGCACGGCGAGCGCCGGAAGCAGCATCGATGACAAAACCAAGCCGGGACTATAA
- the LOC6734204 gene encoding glutaminase liver isoform, mitochondrial isoform X17 yields MLKKLRAPPLMNLVFANRKLSFYDTSSTPKTKEDNAKLQRRHYSMRPHREQEQRNAEDVLFDMFASEETGLISMGKFLAGLKTTGIRRNDPRVRELMDNLKKVHKLNNYETGSSAETQHLNRETFKAVVAPNIVLIAKAFRQQFVIPDFTSFVKDIEDIYNRCKTNTLGKLADYIPQLARYNPDSWGLSICTIDGQRFSIGDVDVPFTLQSCSKPLTYAIALEKLGPKVVHSYVGQEPSGRNFNELVLDQNKKPHNPMINAGAILTCSLMNALVKPDMTSAEIFDYTMSWFKRLSGGEYIGFNNAVFLSEREAADRNYALGFYMRENKCFPKRTNLKEVMDFYFQCCSMETNCEAMSVIAASLANGGICPTTEEKVFRPEVIRDVLSIMHSCGTYDYSGQFAFKVGLPAKSGVSGGMMLVIPNVMGIFAWSPPLDHLGNTVRGLQFCEELVSMFNFHRYDNLKHLSNKKDPRKHRYETKGLSIVNLLFSAASGDVTALRRHRLSGMDITLADYDGRTALHLAASEGHLECVKFLLEQCHVPHNPKDRWGNLPVDEAENFGHSHVVEFLRSWAEKADQSSEECKPEAVTSKTQADEVSSSSNSSSSPGSSPCASLSTEDLLGQNSRILNDFLKLNSNFTFQEICSTSDLETSPTTSPIPTPVESGSRAGSGRSSPVPSDAGSTASAGSSIDDKTKPGL; encoded by the exons ATGCTA AAAAAACTGCGCGCTCCACCGCTTATGAACTTGGTGTTTGCCAATCGGAAGTTGTCCTTCTACGATACCAGTTCCACGCCCAAGACCAAAGAGGATAATGCCAAGCT TCAGAGACGCCACTATTCGATGCGGCC CCATCgcgagcaggagcagcgaaATGCGGAGGATGTGCTATTCGACATGTTCGCCAGCGAGGAGACGGGCCTCATCTCGATGGGCAAGTTCCTGGCCGGGCTAAAGACCACCGGAATTCGCCGGAACGATCCGCGAGTGCGAGAACTGATGGACAACTTGAAGAAAGTGCACAAGCTGAATAACTACGAGACGGGTTCTTCGGCGGAAACTCAGCATCTCAATCGGGAGACCTTCAAGGC TGTGGTGGCCCCCAATATTGTGCTGATTGCCAAGGCCTTCCGGCAGCAGTTCGTGATCCCCGACTTTACGAGTTTCGTCAAGGACATCGAGGACATTTACAATCGCTGCAAGACCAACACTTTGGGCAAGTTGGCCGACTACATTCCCCAGCTGGCTCGCTATAATCCCGATTCCTGGGGCCTGAGCATCTGCACCATTGATGGTCAGCGCTTCTCCATCGGCGATGTGGATGTGCCCTTCACACTCCAGAGTTGCAGCAAGCCACTGACCTACGCCATTGCCCTGGAGAAACTGGGTCCCAAGGTCGTGCACTCGTATGTGGGCCAGGAGCCGAGTGGCAGGAACTTCAACGAACTTGTCCTGGATCAGAACA AAAAGCCACACAATCCAATGATCAACGCAGGTGCCATTCTGACCTGCTCCCTGATGAACGCCCTGGTCAAGCCGGACATGACCTCCGCTGAGATCTTCGACTACACCATGTCCTGGTTCAAGCGGCTGTCCGGCGGGGAGTATATCGGCTTTAACAACGCCGTATTCCTGTCCGAACGCGAGGCTGCCGATAGGAACTACGCCCTGGGCTTCTACATGCGGGAGAACAAGTGCTTCCCCAAGCGCACCAATCTTAAGGAGGTGATGGACTTCTACTTCCAGTGCTGCTCCATGGAGACCAATTGCGAGGCAATGTCCGTGATCGCAGCCAGTTTGGCCAATGGTGGCATCTGCCCCACCACCGAGGAGAAGGTGTTCCGGCCGGAGGTAATCCGGGATGTGCTCTCGATCATGCACTCATGCGGCACATACGACTACTCCGGACAGTTCGCCTTCAAGGTGGGTCTGCCAGCCAAGTCTGGAGTGAGTGGCGGCATGATGCTGGTCATCCCCAACGTAATGGGCATCTTTGCCTGGTCCCCGCCCTTGGATCACTTGGGTAATACAGTGAGAGGACTACAGTTTTGTGAGGAGCTGGTCTCCATGTTCAATTTCCATCGCTACGACAACCTGAAGCATCTGTCCAACAAGAAGGATCCGCGGAAGCACCGCTACGAGACCAAGGGTCTGTCCATCGTGAATCTGCTCTTTTCAGCTGCCAGCGGCGATGTTACGGCCTTGCGGCGTCATCGTCTCTCCGGAATGGATATCACCCTGGCCGACTACGATGGTCGCACTGCCCTCCATTTGGCTGCCTCCGAGGGACACTTGGAGTGCGTCAAGTTCCTGCTGGAACAGTGTCATGTACCCCACAACCCCAAGGATCGCTGGGGAAATCTGCCCGTGGATGAGGCAGAGAACTTCGGCCACAGCCACGTGGTGGAGTTCCTCCGCTCCTGGGCGGAGAAGGCCGACCAGTCCAGCGAGGAGTGCAAGCCAGAGGCGGTGACCAGCAAGACACAAGCGGATGAGGTCAGTTCAAGttcaaattcaagttcaagtCCAG GTTCAAGTCCATGTGCAAGTTTGTCGACGGAGGACCTTTTGGGGCAAAATTCAAGGATTCTAAATGACTTTCTCAAGCTGAATTCCAATTTCACCTTCCAGGAAATCTGCAGCACAAGCGACCTGGAGACCAGTCCGACAACCAGTCCCATTCCCACTCCCGTGGAATCCGGATCCAGGGCAGGATCAGGACGTTCCAGCCCGGTGCCATCGGATGCGGGCAGCACGGCGAGCGCCGGAAGCAGCATCGATGACAAAACCAAGCCGGGACTATAA
- the LOC6734204 gene encoding glutaminase liver isoform, mitochondrial isoform X10 gives MVQTTEMEALKRQSEDGETKEREENYRRGKEQETTETAAIIEEIIEGISLQNRRGTIVRTISAIISHREQEQRNAEDVLFDMFASEETGLISMGKFLAGLKTTGIRRNDPRVRELMDNLKKVHKLNNYETGSSAETQHLNRETFKAVVAPNIVLIAKAFRQQFVIPDFTSFVKDIEDIYNRCKTNTLGKLADYIPQLARYNPDSWGLSICTIDGQRFSIGDVDVPFTLQSCSKPLTYAIALEKLGPKVVHSYVGQEPSGRNFNELVLDQNKKPHNPMINAGAILTCSLMNALVKPDMTSAEIFDYTMSWFKRLSGGEYIGFNNAVFLSEREAADRNYALGFYMRENKCFPKRTNLKEVMDFYFQCCSMETNCEAMSVIAASLANGGICPTTEEKVFRPEVIRDVLSIMHSCGTYDYSGQFAFKVGLPAKSGVSGGMMLVIPNVMGIFAWSPPLDHLGNTVRGLQFCEELVSMFNFHRYDNLKHLSNKKDPRKHRYETKGLSIVNLLFSAASGDVTALRRHRLSGMDITLADYDGRTALHLAASEGHLECVKFLLEQCHVPHNPKDRWGNLPVDEAENFGHSHVVEFLRSWAEKADQSSEECKPEAVTSKTQADEVSSSSNSSSSPGSSPCASLSTEDLLGQNSRILNDFLKLNSNFTFQEICSTSDLETSPTTSPIPTPVESGSRAGSGRSSPVPSDAGSTASAGSSIDDKTKPGL, from the exons ATGGTGCAAACAACTGAAATGGAGGCGCTGAAGCGCCAGAGTGAGGACGGGGAGACCAAGGAGCGGGAGGAGAACTATAGGCGGGGCAAGGAGCAGGAGACCACGGAGACGGCGGCCATCATAGAGGAGATTATCGAGGGCATCTCGCTGCAGAATCGTCGCGGCACCATAGTGCGTACTATTTCCGCGATAATCAG CCATCgcgagcaggagcagcgaaATGCGGAGGATGTGCTATTCGACATGTTCGCCAGCGAGGAGACGGGCCTCATCTCGATGGGCAAGTTCCTGGCCGGGCTAAAGACCACCGGAATTCGCCGGAACGATCCGCGAGTGCGAGAACTGATGGACAACTTGAAGAAAGTGCACAAGCTGAATAACTACGAGACGGGTTCTTCGGCGGAAACTCAGCATCTCAATCGGGAGACCTTCAAGGC TGTGGTGGCCCCCAATATTGTGCTGATTGCCAAGGCCTTCCGGCAGCAGTTCGTGATCCCCGACTTTACGAGTTTCGTCAAGGACATCGAGGACATTTACAATCGCTGCAAGACCAACACTTTGGGCAAGTTGGCCGACTACATTCCCCAGCTGGCTCGCTATAATCCCGATTCCTGGGGCCTGAGCATCTGCACCATTGATGGTCAGCGCTTCTCCATCGGCGATGTGGATGTGCCCTTCACACTCCAGAGTTGCAGCAAGCCACTGACCTACGCCATTGCCCTGGAGAAACTGGGTCCCAAGGTCGTGCACTCGTATGTGGGCCAGGAGCCGAGTGGCAGGAACTTCAACGAACTTGTCCTGGATCAGAACA AAAAGCCACACAATCCAATGATCAACGCAGGTGCCATTCTGACCTGCTCCCTGATGAACGCCCTGGTCAAGCCGGACATGACCTCCGCTGAGATCTTCGACTACACCATGTCCTGGTTCAAGCGGCTGTCCGGCGGGGAGTATATCGGCTTTAACAACGCCGTATTCCTGTCCGAACGCGAGGCTGCCGATAGGAACTACGCCCTGGGCTTCTACATGCGGGAGAACAAGTGCTTCCCCAAGCGCACCAATCTTAAGGAGGTGATGGACTTCTACTTCCAGTGCTGCTCCATGGAGACCAATTGCGAGGCAATGTCCGTGATCGCAGCCAGTTTGGCCAATGGTGGCATCTGCCCCACCACCGAGGAGAAGGTGTTCCGGCCGGAGGTAATCCGGGATGTGCTCTCGATCATGCACTCATGCGGCACATACGACTACTCCGGACAGTTCGCCTTCAAGGTGGGTCTGCCAGCCAAGTCTGGAGTGAGTGGCGGCATGATGCTGGTCATCCCCAACGTAATGGGCATCTTTGCCTGGTCCCCGCCCTTGGATCACTTGGGTAATACAGTGAGAGGACTACAGTTTTGTGAGGAGCTGGTCTCCATGTTCAATTTCCATCGCTACGACAACCTGAAGCATCTGTCCAACAAGAAGGATCCGCGGAAGCACCGCTACGAGACCAAGGGTCTGTCCATCGTGAATCTGCTCTTTTCAGCTGCCAGCGGCGATGTTACGGCCTTGCGGCGTCATCGTCTCTCCGGAATGGATATCACCCTGGCCGACTACGATGGTCGCACTGCCCTCCATTTGGCTGCCTCCGAGGGACACTTGGAGTGCGTCAAGTTCCTGCTGGAACAGTGTCATGTACCCCACAACCCCAAGGATCGCTGGGGAAATCTGCCCGTGGATGAGGCAGAGAACTTCGGCCACAGCCACGTGGTGGAGTTCCTCCGCTCCTGGGCGGAGAAGGCCGACCAGTCCAGCGAGGAGTGCAAGCCAGAGGCGGTGACCAGCAAGACACAAGCGGATGAGGTCAGTTCAAGttcaaattcaagttcaagtCCAG GTTCAAGTCCATGTGCAAGTTTGTCGACGGAGGACCTTTTGGGGCAAAATTCAAGGATTCTAAATGACTTTCTCAAGCTGAATTCCAATTTCACCTTCCAGGAAATCTGCAGCACAAGCGACCTGGAGACCAGTCCGACAACCAGTCCCATTCCCACTCCCGTGGAATCCGGATCCAGGGCAGGATCAGGACGTTCCAGCCCGGTGCCATCGGATGCGGGCAGCACGGCGAGCGCCGGAAGCAGCATCGATGACAAAACCAAGCCGGGACTATAA